A genomic segment from Xyrauchen texanus isolate HMW12.3.18 chromosome 21, RBS_HiC_50CHRs, whole genome shotgun sequence encodes:
- the LOC127661229 gene encoding pyruvate dehydrogenase [acetyl-transferring]-phosphatase 2, mitochondrial-like: protein MSGHLCSKLLFYVGGRHLSSFLEASQYVLPSKLCRTCLFPSHTRDFSSRYGRSDGTSGQDGGNAFCAPRGELDFQLSRLQINAILRANEQSVHIPEFDGRGGPSPVLRFESNQLAANTPLEDRRSSASCLQTRSMLFGVFDGHGGHACAQAVSERLPYYISVAMMSESVLEDLEAAMETLRPVPPILKWYKHHNDYNYRESAALYVKHLRVYWQELLASEEHGNGLNPVDALTYAFQRLDMDLSLESQVPLPNDLMRNTAIQAAFAGCTACVAHVGSEGVHVANAGDCRAVLGVREDDGSWSALQLTQDHNTSNAAEVERVMCQHPASERQTVILDDRLLGVLMPLRAFGDVRFKWSRELQQSVLENGDSDLEALNIYQYAPPNYLTPPYLEVTPEVTYHRLRPQDRFLILASDGLWDEMNSEEAVKLVAEHLTGIHLQEPVSASQLNLGQMHQLLLQRRARATPALDLNAATHLIRHALGTDEYGEMDQERLATMLALPSDLARMYRDDITVTVIYFNPNLNKSSHNK from the coding sequence ATGTCTGGGCATTTGTGTTCAAAGCTACTCTTTTATGTCGGTGGAAGACATCTGTCCAGTTTTCTCGAGGCCAGCCAGTATGTTTTACCGTCTAAACTGTGTAGAACCTGCCTGTTTCCTTCTCATACCCGGGACTTTTCCTCCCGTTATGGTAGATCAGATGGAACCTCTGGGCAGGATGGCGGAAATGCATTCTGTGCTCCTAGAGGTGAACTGGACTTTCAGCTGAGCCGGCTCCAGATCAATGCAATTCTTCGTGCTAATGAGCAATCTGTCCACATACCGGAGTTTGATGGGCGCGGTGGTCCCAGCCCTGTGCTGAGGTTTGAGAGCAACCAACTTGCAGCCAATACTCCACTAGAGGACCGACGCAGTAGTGCCAGCTGCCTACAGACTCGCAGCATGCTGTTTGGCGTGTTTGATGGACATGGAGGACATGCATGTGCTCAAGCGGTCAGCGAGCGGCTACCTTATTATATCTCTGTGGCGATGATGTCAGAATCTGTCCTGGAGGATTTGGAGGCCGCCATGGAGACTTTACGACCGGTTCCGCCGATTCTAAAATGGTACAAGCACCACAATGACTACAACTACAGGGAGTCTGCTGCGCTTTACGTCAAACATTTGCGTGTTTACTGGCAGGAGCTTCTGGCGAGTGAAGAACACGGCAATGGTTTGAACCCTGTGGATGCACTTACGTACGCATTCCAACGGCTAGATATGGATCTTTCCTTGGAGTCGCAAGTGCCACTGCCCAATGACCTAATGCGCAACACGGCCATACAGGCTGCCTTTGCTGGTTGCACTGCTTGCGTTGCCCACGTGGGATCAGAAGGTGTGCATGTTGCGAATGCAGGAGATTGTCGAGCTGTTTTGGGTGTCCGAGAGGATGATGGGAGCTGGAGTGCTTTGCAACTCACACAGGACCATAATACCAGCAATGCAGCCGAGGTTGAGCGGGTAATGTGCCAGCACCCGGCCAGCGAACGCCAAACTGTAATCTTAGATGACAGGCTGCTTGGTGTGCTAATGCCGTTGCGTGCATTTGGAGATGTGCGCTTCAAGTGGAGTCGAGAGCTACAGCAGAGCGTGTTGGAGAATGGCGACTCCGATTTAGAAGCATTGAATATTTATCAATATGCTCCTCCCAATTACTTAACTCCACCTTACTTAGAAGTCACACCTGAAGTCACTTACCACCGCCTGCGACCACAGGACCGATTTCTGATCCTGGCCTCCGATGGTCTTTGGGATGAGATGAACAGTGAAGAGGCTGTCAAGCTTGTGGCGGAACACCTGACGGGTATTCACCTGCAGGAACCGGTCTCAGCCAGCCAGCTTAATTTGGGTCAAATGCACCAGTTGCTGCTTCAGCGACGGGCAAGGGCAACACCCGCTCTGGATCTGAATGCAGCCACACACTTGATTCGCCATGCGCTGGGCACAGATGAGTATGGAGAGATGGACCAAGAGAGGTTGGCCACCATGCTGGCATTGCCTAGTGACCTGGCACGCATGTACCGTGATGACATCACTGTCACAGTGATTTACTTTAACCCGAACTTAAACAAATCATctcataataaataa